Below is a window of Variovorax sp. TBS-050B DNA.
CCGTCTGCGCCTGGTACAGCAGTTCCATCAGCGGCTTGTCGAGCAGCGCCTGGATGGCCTCGACCGACCAGGGGCCCGGCTTCGGCGCCGCAGCCTGCGCGGACGGCCGGTGCAGCGTGATCGTCTGCGAAATGTCGTTGGCACCCATCATTCGAACTCCATGATCACCTGATCGACCGCGAGCGACTCGCCCTTCGCGGCAGAAATCTTGCCCACCACGCCGTCCTGCGTGGCGAACAGCACGTTCTCCATCTTCATGGCCTCGATCACCGCGAGCTTCTCGCCCGCGCGCACCTGCTGGCCGGGCTGCACCGACACCTCGACCAGGAGCCCCGGCATCGGCGACATCAGGAACTTGCTGAGGTCCGGCGGTGCCTTGTAGGGCATCAGCGCGAGCAGCCGCGCACCGAGCGGCGACAGCACCATCGCCTCGATCTGCTTGCCGTCGTGCGACACGCGCAGCGCCAGCGGGCTGCGCCCCACGCCGCGCTCGACCTGGGCGGTGAACGGACGGTCGTTGACCGTGCCCTGCACGCGGATCGCACCGAGCGCCGAGCCGCTGTCGATCTTGTAGTTCCTGCCGTCCACCGCGACCGCGCTGGCGCCGGTCTTGCCGTGGAAATCGGTCACCGAGACCGCATGGTGCACATGCTTGCCTTCGGCGCCGAGCTCGACCACCACGAACTGCTCGCCCACCTTCACGCCGTGGCCTTCGAGCTGCCCGCTGATGCCCGAGGCGCGCGCCCGGTAGCGGCGGTGCACGTAGGCGGCGAGCGCCACCAGGAACGCGGGGTCGGCATGCGGCACGTCCTCGGCATGGAAGCCCTTGCCGTAGTGCTCGGCGATGAAGCCGGTGTTGAAATCGCCCGCCACGAACTTCGGATGCGCGAGCAGCGCCGCCTGGAACGGGATGTTGCTGCTGATGCCGCGGATCACGAAGCCGTTGAGCGCCTCGCGCATGCGCGCGATGGCATGGTTGCGGTCCTTCCCGTGCACGATGAGCTTGGCGATCATCGAGTCGTAGTACATGGGGATCTCGCCGCCGTCGTACACGCCGGTGTCCACCCGCACGCCGTTCAGGCGCTCGGTGTCGGCCGCGAACATGGTCTCGGTCGGCGGCTGGAACTTCACCAGCCGCCCGGTCGAGGGCAGGAAGTTGCGGAACGGGTCCTCGGCATTGATGCGGCACTCGATGGCCCAGCCGTTGCGCTTCACGTCGGCCTGTGCGAGCGGCAGCTTCTCGCCCGCCGCGACGCGGATCATGAGCTCGACCAGGTCGAGCCCGGTGATGCACTCGGTGACCGGATGCTCCACCTGCAGCCGCGTGTTCATCTCGAGGAAGTAGAAGCTCTGGTCCTTGCCGACCACGAACTCCACCGTGCCCGCGCTCTGGTACTTCACCGCCTTGGCGAGCGCCACCGCCTGCTCGCCCATCGCGCGGCGGGTCTGCTCGCTGATGAAGGGCGACGGCGCCTCCTCGATCACCTTCTGGTGCCGGCGCTGGATCGAGCATTCGCGCTCGTTCAGGTAGATCACGTTGCCGTGCGCATCGCCGAGCACCTGGATCTCGATGTGGCGCGGCTCCTCGACGAACTTCTCGATGAACACCCGGTCGTCGCCGAAGCTGTTGCGCGCCTCGTTGCGGCACGAGGTGAAGCCCTCGAAGGCCTCCTTGTCGTCGTACGCCACGCGCAGGCCCTTGCCGCCGCCGCCGGCCGAGGCCTTGATCATCACCGGGTAGCCGATGTCCCTCGCGATCTCGACGGCACGCTCGGCCGTCTCGATGGCGTCGTTCCAGCCCGGAATGGTGTTGACCTTGGCTTCGTTCGCGAGCTTCTTGGAGGCGATCTTGTCGCCCATCGCCGCGATCGAATAGTGCTTCGGTCCGATGAAGGCGATGCCCTCTTCCTCGACCTTGCGCGCAAAAGCTTCGTTCTCCGACAGGAAGCCGTAGCCCGGGTGCACCGCCTCGGCGCCGGTCTGCTTGCAGGCCGCGATGATGCGGTCGGCCTGCAGGTAGCTCTCGCGGCTCGGTGCGGCACCGATGTGCACCGCCTCGTCGGCGAGCTCGACGTGGCGTGCCTCCTTGTCGGCGTCGGAGTAGACGGCCACGGTGCGGATGCCCATCTTCCGCGCGGTCTGGATCACGCGGCAGGCGATTTCGCCGCGGTTGGCAATCAGGATCTTCTTGAACATGTCTTCTTTCTCCGCGCCGCTCACAGAGGAATGTTGCCGTGCTTGCGCCACGGGTTCTCGAGCTTCTTCTCGCGCAGCATCACCAGCGAGCGGCAGATGCGCTTGCGCGTCTCGTGCGGCAGGATCACGTCGTCGATGTAGCCGCGTGCGCCCGCCACATAGGGGTTGGCGAAGCGGGCCTTGTACTCGGCCTCGCGCGCGGCGAGTTTCTCGGGGTCGTTCTTGTCCTCGCGGAAGATGATCTCCACCGCGCCCTTGGCACCCATCACCGCGATCTCGGCGCGCGGCCAGGCGAGGTTGACGTCGCCGCGCAGGTGCTTCGAGGCCATCACGTCGTAGGCGCCGCCGTAGGCCTTGCGCGTGATGACGGTGATCTTCGGCACCGTGCATTCGGCATACGCGTAGAGCAGCTTGGCGCCGTGCTTGATGATGCCGCCGTACTCCTGGCCGGTGCCGGGCATGAAGCCGGGCACGTCGACGAAGGTGACGACCGGGATGTTGAAGGCATCGCAGAAGCGCACGAAGCGCGCCGCCTTGATGCTCGACTTGATGTCGAGGCAGCCCGCGAGCACCAGCGGCTGGTTGGCGACGATGCCCACCGTCTGGCCCTCCATGCGCGCGAAGCCGATGACGATGTTCTTCGCGTAGTCGGGCTGCAGCTCGAAGAAGTCGCCGTCGTCCACGACCTTGAAGATCAGCTCCTTGATGTCGTAGGGCTTGTTCGGGTTGTCGGGCACCAGCGTGTCGAGCGAGTAGTCGGGCCGGTCGGCCGGGTCGCCCTGGCCGTTGTTGCCCAGGCGCACCGGCGGCTTCTCGCGGTTGTTGAGCGGCAGGTAGTTGTAGAGCCGGCGCAGCATCATCAGCGCCTCGACGTCGTTCTCGAACGCCATGTCGGCCACGCCGCTGCGCGTGGTGTGGGTGATGGCGCCGCCGAGCTCCTCGGCCGTCACGGTCTCGTGCGTGACGGTCTTCACCACCTCGGGGCCGGTGACGAACATGTAGCTCGAGTCCTTCACCATGAAGATGAAGTCGGTCATGGCCGGCGAGTACACCGCGCCGCCCGCGCAGGGGCCCATGATCAGGCTGATCTGCGGCACCACGCCCGAGGCCAGCACGTTGCGCTGGAACACGTCGGCATAGCCGCCGAGCGAGGCCACGCCCTCCTGGATGCGCGCGCCGCCCGAGTCGTTGAGGCCGATGACGGGCGCGCCGACCTTCATCGCCTGGTCCATCACCTTGCAGATCTTCTCGGCATGCGCCTCGGAAAGCGCGCCGCCGAAGACGGTGAAGTCCTGGCTGAACACGAACACCAGGCGGCCGTTGATCATGCCGTAGCCCGTGACCACGCCGTCGCCCGGGATCTTGTTGTCGGCCATGCCGAAGTCGGTGCTGCGGTGCTCGACGAACATGTCCCACTCTTCGAAGGTGCCGTCGTCGAGCAGCAGTTCGATGCGCTCGCGCGCCGTGAGCTTGCCCTTGGCGTGCTGCGCGTCGATGCGCTTCTGCCCCCCACCGAGGCGCGCCTGGGCGCGCCGCTTTTCGAGTTGTTCGATCAGTTCTTGCATGGTGTGCTTCCGAAGCTGGATGGGTTCCTGGTCTCTGGTGAATTCATGCCGATGCGGCCGGCACGCGCGCGGCCGCGAGCAGCTGGCGCGCCGCGGTCGATGCGGGCAGCGTGCCCTCGGCGACCTGCCGCGTGAGCTGCGGCAGCATCTCGCGCACCTGCGGGTGCTGCCGGAAGGCCTGCTTGAGCCCCGCGTCGATGCGCTCCCACATCCATGCGGTGGCCTGCTTCTCGCGCCGCTTCGCGAACCTTCCGTTGGCGGTCTGCAAGGCCTGGAACTGCGTCACCGCATCCCAGAAGGCGTCGATGCCGGTGCCCGCGAGCGCGCTCAGCTGCAGCACCTTCGGCAGCCAGAAGCGCACTTCGGCGCCGCTCGCGGCGTCGTGCGCCGCATGCGCATGCTCGGGGTTGCCCTGGTGGCCGAAGAGCCGCAGCGCCGAGGTGATCTGCGCCTGCGCGCGGGTGGCGGCGTCGCGGTCGATGTCGGCCTTGTTGATGACCACGAGGTCGGCCAGCTCCATCACGCCCTTCTTGATGGCCTGCAGGTCGTCGCCCGCGTTGGGCAGCTGCATGAGGACGAACATGTCGGTCATGCCGGCCACGGCCGTCTCGCTCTGGCCCACGCCCACGGTCTCGACGATCACGATGTCGTAGCCCGCGGCTTCGCAGACCAGCATCGCTTCGCGCGTCTTCTCGGCCACGCCGCCGAGCGTGCCGCTCGAAGGGCTGGGCCGGATGAAGGCACGCTCGTGCACCGAGAGGCGCTCCATGCGCGTCTTGTCGCCGAGGATCGAACCGCCCGAGACGGTGGACGAGGGGTCGATGGTGAGCACCGCCACGCGGTGGCCCTTGTCGATCAGCAGCAGGCCGAGCGTTTCGATGAAGGTGGACTTGCCCACGCCGGGCACGCCCGAGATGCCGAGCCGGAACGACCGCCCGGTGCGCGGCAGCAGCGCAGTGAGCAGCGCGTCGGCCTGCGTGCGATGGTCGGCGCGGGTCGATTCGAGCAGCGTGATCGCCTTGGCGATGGCGCGGCGCTGCGCCATGCCCTGCGAAGCGGCGATCGCGCCTTCGAGCGCTTCGGCCGAGTTCAGCACGCATCCCCCGGCGCGACGCGCCAGCGGTAGTGCAGATCGACGCCATCCTCGCCCTCGAGCACGAAGCCGTGCCGCAGGTAGAAGCGGTTGGCGTCGCTCTTCACGAGCGCGGTGAGCTTGATGTCGCGCTGCTGCGCGCGCGCTTCGGACTTGGCCCATTCGAGCACCCATTCGCCGATGCCCAGGCCCTGGAAGCCGGTGCGCAGGTAGAGGTGGTCGAGGCGCAGCGCATCGCTGTCCTCGGGCTTGAGCGTGACGAAGCCGATGCGCTGGTCCCCGTCGAGGACGATGTGGTGCATGTACGGCAGCACGAAGCCCGCGCTGAGCCGCTCGCGCGAGCGCTCGGGATCGAAACGGCCGACGCGCTCCAGGCTCGGGCGCATCGCATCGATGCGCAGCGCGAGCATGGCTTCGAAATCGCTCGAATCGACTGGCTGCAGCGACAGCCGCGACAAGAGATCGCTCATGCCGACACCGCGGCGCGGATCTGCTCGAGCACGTCCTTCGCGCTCGCGGGAATCGGCGTGCCGGGCCCGTAGATGCCCTTGACGCCGGCCTCGTACAGGAAGTCGTAGTCCTGCCGCGGGATCACGCCGCCGACGAACACGATGATGTCGTCCGCGCCCTGCTTCTTCAGCTCCTGGATGATCGCGGGCACCAGCGTCTTGTGGCCGGCGGCCAGCGTGCTAACGCCGACCGCATGCACGTCGTTCTCGATCGCCTGGCGCGCGCACTCCTCGGGGGTCTGGAACAACGGGCCCATGTCCACGTCGAAGCCCAGGTCGGCGAAGGCCGTGGCCACCACCTTGGCGCCGCGGTCGTGGCCGTCCTGGCCGAGCTTGGAGATCATCACGCGCGGCCGGCGGCCCTGTGCCTCGGCGAAGGCGTTGATCTCTTCCTTGAGCTTGTCCCAGCCTTCAGCCGAGTCGTAGGCAGCAGCGTACACACCGGTCACCTTTTGCGTGTCGGCCCGATGGCGGCCGAATGATTTTTCGAGCGCATCCGAGATCTCGCCCACCGTGGCGCGCAGGCGCACCGCCTCGATGCTGAGTGCGAGCAGGTTGCCGCTGCCGCTCTCGGCCGCCTCGGTGAGCGCATCGAGTGCGGCCTGCACCTTGGCGCCGTCGCGTGCGGCGCGGATCTTCTGCAGCCGCGCCACCTGCTGCTCGCGCACCTTCACATTGTCGATGGAGAGGCTGTCGATCGCATCCTCGTTCTTGAGCTTGTACTTGTTGACGCCGACGATCACGTCCTTGCCGGAGTCGATGCGCGCCTGCTTCTCGGCCGCGGCGGCCTCGATCTTGAGCTTGGCCCAGCCGCTGTCCACGGCCTTGGTCATGCCGCCCATCGCCTCGACCTCCTCGATGATGGCCCAGGCCGCATCGGCCATGTCCTGCGTGAGCTTCTCCATCATGTAGCTGCCGGCCCAGGGGTCGATCACGTTCGTGATGTGCGTCTCTTCCTGGATGATGAGCTGCGTGTTGCGCGCGATGCGGGCGCTGAACTCGGTCGGCAGCGCGATCGCCTCGTCGAGCGCGTTGGTGTGCAGACTCTGCGTGCCGCCGAACACCGCGGCCATCGCCTCGATCGTGGTGCGCACCACGTTGTTGTAGGGGTCCTGCTCGGTCAGGCTCCAGCCCGAGGTCTGGCAGTGGGTGCGCAGCATCAGGCTCTTGGGGTTCTTCGGGTTGAACTCCTTCATGATCCGGCACCACAGCAGGCGCGCGGCGCGCATCTTGGCGACTTCGAGGTAGAAGTTCATGCCGATGGCCCAGAAGAAGCTCAGCCGCCCCGCGAAGCCGTCCACGTCGAGGCCCTTCGCGAGCGCGGTCTTCACGTACTCCTTGCCGTCCGCCAGCGTGAAGGCGAGCTCGAGCGCCTGGTTGGCGCCGGCTTCCTGCATGTGGTAGCCGCTGATCGAGATCGAGTTGAACTTCGGCATGTGCGAGGCCGTGTACTCGATGATGTCGCCGATGATCCGCATGCTCGGCGCGGGCGGGAAGATGTAGGTGTTGCGGACCATGAACTCCTTGAGGATGTCGTTCTGGATGGTTCCGCTGAGCTGGTCCTGCGTCACGCCCTGCTCTTCCGCCGCCACCACGTAGCCCGCGAGCACGGGCAGCACCGCGCCGTTCA
It encodes the following:
- the accC gene encoding acetyl-CoA carboxylase biotin carboxylase subunit: MFKKILIANRGEIACRVIQTARKMGIRTVAVYSDADKEARHVELADEAVHIGAAPSRESYLQADRIIAACKQTGAEAVHPGYGFLSENEAFARKVEEEGIAFIGPKHYSIAAMGDKIASKKLANEAKVNTIPGWNDAIETAERAVEIARDIGYPVMIKASAGGGGKGLRVAYDDKEAFEGFTSCRNEARNSFGDDRVFIEKFVEEPRHIEIQVLGDAHGNVIYLNERECSIQRRHQKVIEEAPSPFISEQTRRAMGEQAVALAKAVKYQSAGTVEFVVGKDQSFYFLEMNTRLQVEHPVTECITGLDLVELMIRVAAGEKLPLAQADVKRNGWAIECRINAEDPFRNFLPSTGRLVKFQPPTETMFAADTERLNGVRVDTGVYDGGEIPMYYDSMIAKLIVHGKDRNHAIARMREALNGFVIRGISSNIPFQAALLAHPKFVAGDFNTGFIAEHYGKGFHAEDVPHADPAFLVALAAYVHRRYRARASGISGQLEGHGVKVGEQFVVVELGAEGKHVHHAVSVTDFHGKTGASAVAVDGRNYKIDSGSALGAIRVQGTVNDRPFTAQVERGVGRSPLALRVSHDGKQIEAMVLSPLGARLLALMPYKAPPDLSKFLMSPMPGLLVEVSVQPGQQVRAGEKLAVIEAMKMENVLFATQDGVVGKISAAKGESLAVDQVIMEFE
- a CDS encoding acyl-CoA carboxylase subunit beta; protein product: MQELIEQLEKRRAQARLGGGQKRIDAQHAKGKLTARERIELLLDDGTFEEWDMFVEHRSTDFGMADNKIPGDGVVTGYGMINGRLVFVFSQDFTVFGGALSEAHAEKICKVMDQAMKVGAPVIGLNDSGGARIQEGVASLGGYADVFQRNVLASGVVPQISLIMGPCAGGAVYSPAMTDFIFMVKDSSYMFVTGPEVVKTVTHETVTAEELGGAITHTTRSGVADMAFENDVEALMMLRRLYNYLPLNNREKPPVRLGNNGQGDPADRPDYSLDTLVPDNPNKPYDIKELIFKVVDDGDFFELQPDYAKNIVIGFARMEGQTVGIVANQPLVLAGCLDIKSSIKAARFVRFCDAFNIPVVTFVDVPGFMPGTGQEYGGIIKHGAKLLYAYAECTVPKITVITRKAYGGAYDVMASKHLRGDVNLAWPRAEIAVMGAKGAVEIIFREDKNDPEKLAAREAEYKARFANPYVAGARGYIDDVILPHETRKRICRSLVMLREKKLENPWRKHGNIPL
- the meaB gene encoding methylmalonyl Co-A mutase-associated GTPase MeaB produces the protein MLNSAEALEGAIAASQGMAQRRAIAKAITLLESTRADHRTQADALLTALLPRTGRSFRLGISGVPGVGKSTFIETLGLLLIDKGHRVAVLTIDPSSTVSGGSILGDKTRMERLSVHERAFIRPSPSSGTLGGVAEKTREAMLVCEAAGYDIVIVETVGVGQSETAVAGMTDMFVLMQLPNAGDDLQAIKKGVMELADLVVINKADIDRDAATRAQAQITSALRLFGHQGNPEHAHAAHDAASGAEVRFWLPKVLQLSALAGTGIDAFWDAVTQFQALQTANGRFAKRREKQATAWMWERIDAGLKQAFRQHPQVREMLPQLTRQVAEGTLPASTAARQLLAAARVPAASA
- a CDS encoding GNAT family N-acetyltransferase; this translates as MSDLLSRLSLQPVDSSDFEAMLALRIDAMRPSLERVGRFDPERSRERLSAGFVLPYMHHIVLDGDQRIGFVTLKPEDSDALRLDHLYLRTGFQGLGIGEWVLEWAKSEARAQQRDIKLTALVKSDANRFYLRHGFVLEGEDGVDLHYRWRVAPGDAC
- the scpA gene encoding methylmalonyl-CoA mutase is translated as MSSKPEPTFKPATLDDWAKAAAKSAPGGDLAALDWLTPDGIRVKPLYTAADLQGLRYTDTLPGFEPYLRGPQATMYAVRPWTIRQYAGFSTAEESNAFYRKALAAGGQGVSVAFDLATHRGYDSDHPRVTGDVGKAGVAIDSVEDMKILFDQIPLDKVSVSMTMNGAVLPVLAGYVVAAEEQGVTQDQLSGTIQNDILKEFMVRNTYIFPPAPSMRIIGDIIEYTASHMPKFNSISISGYHMQEAGANQALELAFTLADGKEYVKTALAKGLDVDGFAGRLSFFWAIGMNFYLEVAKMRAARLLWCRIMKEFNPKNPKSLMLRTHCQTSGWSLTEQDPYNNVVRTTIEAMAAVFGGTQSLHTNALDEAIALPTEFSARIARNTQLIIQEETHITNVIDPWAGSYMMEKLTQDMADAAWAIIEEVEAMGGMTKAVDSGWAKLKIEAAAAEKQARIDSGKDVIVGVNKYKLKNEDAIDSLSIDNVKVREQQVARLQKIRAARDGAKVQAALDALTEAAESGSGNLLALSIEAVRLRATVGEISDALEKSFGRHRADTQKVTGVYAAAYDSAEGWDKLKEEINAFAEAQGRRPRVMISKLGQDGHDRGAKVVATAFADLGFDVDMGPLFQTPEECARQAIENDVHAVGVSTLAAGHKTLVPAIIQELKKQGADDIIVFVGGVIPRQDYDFLYEAGVKGIYGPGTPIPASAKDVLEQIRAAVSA